In Malus sylvestris chromosome 16, drMalSylv7.2, whole genome shotgun sequence, the following are encoded in one genomic region:
- the LOC126606893 gene encoding uncharacterized protein LOC126606893 has translation MHTISPGRGRPIAIINLILLSLPLVSANPENRKGSPARFLYFPDEITTGVGTPISGDLGSVEGDSGHLRPFHDERKVQLLTVIPLYLFGTTLHHRCTNLQSRRTIPASRHFRIGIFESSRCRKIKHLYVALSRGVSTSTIKVLVKKEELHGHKGVFTRNVVYKDIFLPPNST, from the exons ATGCACACCATCTCCCCTGGGCGAGGAAGACCCATCGCCATCATCAATCTCAtcctgctctctctccctctcgtgtCTGCGAACCCAGAAAACCGGAAAGGATCTCCGGCGAGATTTTTATAttttccg GACGAAATCACCACGGGtgtaggcacacccatctctGGTGACCTCGGGAGTGTCGAGGGAGATTCCGGCCATCTTCGGCCGTTCCACGACGAAAGGAAG GTGCAATTATTAACGGTGATTCCGCTATACCTTTTTGGTACAACTTTGCACCATCGGTGtacg AACTTAcaatcgaggcgtacaatcccggcatccaggcacttccgcatcggtatcttcgagtcctctcgct GTAGAAAAATTAAACATTTGTACGTGGCTTTATCAAGAGGAGTTTCAACGTCTACAATAAAAGTCTTggtaaagaaagaagaattacaCGGTCACAAAGGAGTCTTCACAAGAAATGTTGTGTACAAAGATATTTTTCTACCCCCGAATTCAACATAA